In Felis catus isolate Fca126 chromosome A2, F.catus_Fca126_mat1.0, whole genome shotgun sequence, the following proteins share a genomic window:
- the DIRAS1 gene encoding GTP-binding protein Di-Ras1 gives MPEQSNDYRVVVFGAGGVGKSSLVLRFVKGTFRDTYIPTIEDTYRQVISCDKSVCTLQITDTTGSHQFPAMQRLSISKGHAFILVYSITSKQSLEELGPIYKLIVQIKGSVEDIPVMLVGNKCDETQREVDTREAQAVAQEWKCAFMETSAKMNYNVKELFQELLTLETRRNMSLNIDGKRSSKQKRTDRVKGKCVLM, from the coding sequence ATGCCTGAACAGAGCAACGACTACCGAGTGGTGGTGTTCGGGGCGGGCGGCGTGGGCAAGAGCTCGCTGGTGCTTCGCTTCGTCAAGGGCACGTTCCGGGACACCTACATCCCCACCATCGAGGACACCTACCGGCAGGTGATCAGCTGTGACAAGAGCGTATGCACGCTGCAGATCACCGACACCACGGGCAGCCACCAGTTCCCGGCCATGCAGCGGCTGTCCATCTCCAAGGGCCACGCCTTCATCCTGGTCTACTCCATCACCAGCAAGCAGTCGCTGGAGGAGCTGGGGCCCATCTACAAGCTCATCGTGCAGATCAAGGGCAGCGTAGAGGACATCCCCGTCATGCTGGTGGGCAACAAGTGCGATGAGACACAGCGGGAGGTGGACACCCGCGAGGCCCAGGCCGTGGCCCAGGAGTGGAAGTGCGCCTTCATGGAGACGTCGGCCAAGATGAACTACAACGTCAAGGAGCTTTTCCAGGAGCTGCTGACGCTGGAGACGCGCCGGAACATGAGCCTGAACATCGACGGCAAGCGCTCCAGCAAACAGAAGAGGACAGACCGCGTCAAGGGCAAATGCGTCCTCATGTGA